A region from the Arachis ipaensis cultivar K30076 chromosome B01, Araip1.1, whole genome shotgun sequence genome encodes:
- the LOC107610699 gene encoding protein FAR1-RELATED SEQUENCE 5-like: protein MGSVNDGTRRKRELKAETRCGCEVEMRVHVHSESGRWIISYFQNVHNHELLDDRLTFMLSGHRKMDAATLEQMNMMLRVGIKTPQIYSSFVQTAGGFQNLPFLKRDMYNQIGKQWRLIGRDAMACLKLLESTTQANPGMFVHYLADKEGRLVYLFWSDNCSQLDYGLFGDVIAFDVTYRKNKYMCPLVVFSGVNHHNQTIEFATALVANENEQTYTWLLQQFLDAMKGKAPGCVITDGHGAMKNAIEAVFPGAYHHLCARYLLRNATSNLSNPRFTSEFKKCMLFDYEVWEFEDHWHYMVDALGLSDNQWVSDLYSRRRMWATAYIRGNFFGCFRTTSRCEGLHSMLGKFV from the coding sequence TGGTAGATGGATAATATCATACTTTCAGAATGTTCACAACCACGAGTTGCTAGACGATAGACTGACTTTCATGCTATCGGGCCATAGGAAAATGGATGCAGCCACCCTGGAACAAATGAACATGATGCTTAGAGTTGGGATTAAAACGCCACAGATTTATTCATCTTTTGTGCAAACTGCTGGGGGATTCCAAAACCTTCCGTTTCTAAAGAGGGATATGTATAACCAGATAGGGAAGCAATGGAGGCTCATTGGCAGGGACGCGATGGCTTGCCTTAAGTTACTGGAATCAACGACGCAGGCTAATCCTGGAATGTTTGTGCATTATTTGGCAGACAAAGAGGGTCGTTTGGTGTACCTGTTTTGGTCAGATAATTGCAGTCAACTGGATTATGGTTTGTTTGGGGATGTCATCGCATTTGATGTGACATATCGGAAGAATAAGTATATGTGTCCACTGGTTGTGTTTTCTGGAGTGAATCACCATAACCAAACAATTGAGTTTGCGACTGCGCTAGTTGCAAATGAGAATGAGCAGACTTACACCTGGTTGCTGCAACAGTTCCTGGACGCCATGAAGGGTAAAGCACCTGGGTGTGTGATAACAGATGGGCATGGAGCGATGAAAAATGCAATCGAAGCAGTGTTTCCTGGGGCCTATCACCATTTGTGTGCTAGGTATCTGTTGAGGAATGCCACTTCTAACCTAAGCAACCCCAGATTTACTTCTGAATTTAAGAAATGCATGCTGTTTGATTATGAGGTGTGGGAGTTTGAAGATCATTGGCATTATATGGTGGATGCGCTTGGTCTGTCTGATAATCAATGGGTTTCTGACCTTTACTCTAGGAGAAGGATGTGGGCAACTGCATATATAAGGGGCAACTTCTTTGGGTGTTTTCGTACAACGTCAAGGTGTGAAGGATTGCACTCAATGCTTGGTAAATTTGTCTAG